The genomic DNA CGCGGAAATCCCGCCCGATCTTGTCCACTTCATCGAGCATCAGGAGCGGATTCTTCACCCCCGCGCGGCGAATCGCTTGAAGGATACGTCCGGGCATGGCGCCGATATACGTGCGCCGATGGCCTCGCAACTCCGCCTCATCGTGCAGTCCGCCGAGGCTCAAGCGCTCGAACTTTCGCCCCAGCGCGCGCGCGATGGATTGCCCGAGGCTCGTCTTTCCCACTCCTGGGGGACCGACGAAACAGAGGATCGGCGCCTTCGCTTCCGGATTCAGCTTCAACACCGCCAGATGTTCGAGAATGCGTTGCTTGACATCCTCCAGCCCGTAATGATCTTCATCCAGCACGCGTCGCACGTTCGCCAGATCGAGATTGTCTTCCGTCTGCCGATTCCACGGCAATTCCAAGACCAGCTCCAGATATGTGCGGATGACGTGATACTCCGGAGCCATGCTCGGGAGCTTCTCCAACCGATTCAGTTCGCGCTCAGCTTCTTTCCGTACGAATTCCGGCAGCTCGGCTTGTTCCAAGCGCTCGCGCAGGAGATTCGCTTCCGCCTGATGCGGATCAATCTCTCCCAATTCGCGCTGAATGGCCCGCAGTTGCTGTCGGAGGAAATACTCGCGCTGCTCGCGCGTCATCTCTTGTTGCGCTTGGCTGGCGATCTTATGGCGCAACTCCAGGACTTGGACTTCATGCGTGAGGTGCTTGAAGAGCAAACGCAGGAGATCGTCCTTCGTCCGCGCTTCCAGGAGGGATTGCAACGCCGACAAATCCAGGTTCAGGATCGTGGCCAGCAGATACGCCAGACGCACCGGATCGTCCGTCTGCGCGAACGCGGCGTGCAACTCTTCGGGAACTTGGGGGAGCAGTCCGAGCGCTTTGGAGACCTGATCGAGAATAGCCCGATGCAAGGCCTCGATCTCAACGGGATTCTCTTCCAATAGCGGCAACGGTCGGACGCGAGCCCGCATATAAGGCGCGGTCTGCTCCATCCGCAGCAGGACCACTCGTTCCAAACCTTGCATGAGCACCTGCAGCGTCCCATCCTGAGCGCGAGTCATTCGCCGAATGGCGGATTTCGTTCCGATGGTGAAGAGATCTTCCGGTTTCGGCTCTTCGATTCGCGGATCGCGCTGAGCGACCACGACCATGAGCTTCTCTTCGCTGGAGAGCGCAGCTTCCACGGCCGCGATCGAAATCGGACGCCCGACCGATAGCGGCATTGTCATGTGCGGGAAGAGCACGACGTTCTTCAACGGCAGAACCGGTAGCGTGAGCACTTCATCTTCACGTTCCATGGTCCCCTCCACTTTCCCCCGCCGAGGATCGGCAGCACCGCTTTCTCGCCCCTCATCGCGCGGGCCGCGCCCCTACGTGGGGATTCAGCATGAAATGTACACTCCCCCGACGGTCTTTGGCAAATTCCGCGCCACTGCTTCAGCCGCGCTCATCGCTCCTCGTGCAGCGAGCGTGTGTCTTGTGGAGCGAAACCGCGTCTTCAGTTGTGCTCTAGCGATTGGTCACCACGCAGACGCGCTCCAGATCCTCGGGGCGGCGCAGCCGCAAGAACTCACGCATCCTCATGGGGAAGAGCGATGGCCGACACTCCAACACCCGAAGCGAGAATCCCTGTCGTTCCGACAGCTCGCGAGCCTCTCGCTCGCTCATCACGCAGAAGACGCGCTTTTCCGAACGCCAGAGATCGCGCAGCTCTTCCGGAGAGAACACCTCGAAGATCTTCCGTCGCGTGTAGTAGCACAAACTGGGAGCTGTGTAGCGGTAATACCCCACGAGATCGTCCGCACGGGCTTCTCGCCGAATTCGCTCGGCCAGCGGTCGCACCGGACGGTACCGCTCGATCTCGGGGAGAAGTCCAGCTATCGCGGCGTGAAGGAGGGCGATCGCCGCGACCAGCAAACCCAAGACGCGACGCGGGCGCCATCGCCATCCTTGCCACACGACTCCTAACGCCGTAGCTCCAAGCGCGAGGGGCGGGAGATAGGCTAGTGGCTGATCGGGGAAGAGCGCGCGGGCAGCGTGCCAAAGCCAGCGAGCCCCAAGAAGCAGCATGACCGACAAAATGGCGAGAGTGAGAAGGAACCCTCTCCGTGCGGCAGATCGAGCCGCGTCCCGCGACTCGATTGCCTGGAACATATGGGCGACCAGCAAGGCCGCAGCCGGATAAAGGGGGAGCAAATACTCGTTCTGCTTGGCCGCCGAGAGGCTGAAGAACACGAATCCGAATCCAAACCAAATCAGCAACAGGGAGAGCTTGTCGGAAATCCGGAACGGTCGCGGACGCTCTTTCTCTTGGCCAGGAGATCGAATGCATTTCCATGCGATCCCGATGGCGAGCGGGAGGAAGAAGGACCACGGGGCGAACTCGCCGAGGAGCATCGGGACGTAGTACCAGAAGGGACGCCGGGCCCCATACATGCCATGCAGGTACCGGCTGACGTGCTCCCCGATGAAGAAGGAGAGGAGATACTCCGTTCCATATCGCCAGGTCATGAGCGCGAACCATGGGGCTGCGATCGCCGAGACGACGAGCACGCCCGATACCGGATGAAATCGTTTCATCGCCTCGAGGCGACGCGTGAGCAAGAGGAAGAGTGCGATCGTCCCCGCTGGAAGGACGATCCCCAACAAGCCCTTCGCCAGCACGCCAAGCCCCATCGCGACATAGCCGAGAAGAAGACGTCCGCGCGATCCCCGATGCCATCCGGAGATGAGGAAGTAAAGCGTCGCTGTGATCAAAAGCATCAGCAATGCATCAATGAGCGAGCGCCGCGCCACCATGATGAGCTTGGGGCTGGTCGCTAGAACAAGCGCCCCCCAGAGTGCCGAGGAGTGCCCGAGGAGGAACTCCCCGAGCCGATAGGTCAAGACGACCGTGGCGAAGACGCATAAGAGGATCACCACGCGTTCCGCCGCCTCGCTCGCGCCGAAAAGTTCGAACGAAAGGAGGACGAGCCAGTACGAGAGGATGGGCTTGTTCAACTTCTCTGCGAAGTTGAACCGCGGCGTGAGCCAATCTCCCGCCTCGCGCATCTCGCGTGGTCCCTCGACATAGAAGGCCTCATTAGCATCCCACAACGATGGGGTGCCGACGTGAATGCCGTAGGGGAGAAGGACAAGCGCTAGCCAAAGACCCGCGCGCCATAAGCGAGCAGATCCTAGCGCGCCGAGGCCTCCGCTCGATGTCGCTCGTTCGTGAACCTGTGCTTCTTGCCCGAGCACGAGGGGAATTGTAACATGGAAAAGCTCTAAGCCCGTCTCTGAAGCGTGCGACCGTTCGCTTCGAAACGGGCGCAGTCGCGAACGCGATTTGGAAGAAGGCCGCCTTAAGGTGGCGCGCGATGATCGCAAACGGACATTTGTAGGGAGGGAATATGAGGAGAGCATGGCTTATCGTCGCGAGCGCCGTGACGCTCGGCCTGGTCCTCTCACTCGAACGCGCGCAGGATCGAGCGAGCTTTCAGGTTGGCGATTCGACGCCCGCCTTCGATGTCGTGGATGTGACTGGCCCGAATAAGGGCAAGCAAATCTGCTATGTCTGAAATTACGCCTTGGCTCCTGTCGTCATGGCCTTCATCAAGGACGACAG from Blastocatellia bacterium includes the following:
- the lon gene encoding endopeptidase La, translated to MEREDEVLTLPVLPLKNVVLFPHMTMPLSVGRPISIAAVEAALSSEEKLMVVVAQRDPRIEEPKPEDLFTIGTKSAIRRMTRAQDGTLQVLMQGLERVVLLRMEQTAPYMRARVRPLPLLEENPVEIEALHRAILDQVSKALGLLPQVPEELHAAFAQTDDPVRLAYLLATILNLDLSALQSLLEARTKDDLLRLLFKHLTHEVQVLELRHKIASQAQQEMTREQREYFLRQQLRAIQRELGEIDPHQAEANLLRERLEQAELPEFVRKEAERELNRLEKLPSMAPEYHVIRTYLELVLELPWNRQTEDNLDLANVRRVLDEDHYGLEDVKQRILEHLAVLKLNPEAKAPILCFVGPPGVGKTSLGQSIARALGRKFERLSLGGLHDEAELRGHRRTYIGAMPGRILQAIRRAGVKNPLLMLDEVDKIGRDFRGDPAAALLEILDPEQNHSFRDNYLDLPFDLSKVFFITTANTLDTIPRPLLDRMEVLRLPGYSEEEKVEIARRHLVPKKLKETGLTAEQLQIPEATLRYIIARYTREAGVRQLERAIAQIARKVALRIAEGHPESTFVRIEDVPELLGPERFFPEEARKELPVGVATGVAWTETGGEVLYIEAALLPGGKGLTLTGQLGEVMQESAKAAESYIWAHAEAFGINREVFEKNGVHIHVPAGAIPKDGPSAGIAMVTALASLYTGLRVRSDVAMTGEITLSGLILPVGGIKEKVLAARRAGIRRIILPRPNEKDLRELPEHVRNEMEFFFVERIEEALGVAIPELAERLERLKQVV
- a CDS encoding glycosyltransferase family 39 protein is translated as MLSSYSLPTNVRLRSSRATLRRPSSKSRSRLRPFRSERSHASETGLELFHVTIPLVLGQEAQVHERATSSGGLGALGSARLWRAGLWLALVLLPYGIHVGTPSLWDANEAFYVEGPREMREAGDWLTPRFNFAEKLNKPILSYWLVLLSFELFGASEAAERVVILLCVFATVVLTYRLGEFLLGHSSALWGALVLATSPKLIMVARRSLIDALLMLLITATLYFLISGWHRGSRGRLLLGYVAMGLGVLAKGLLGIVLPAGTIALFLLLTRRLEAMKRFHPVSGVLVVSAIAAPWFALMTWRYGTEYLLSFFIGEHVSRYLHGMYGARRPFWYYVPMLLGEFAPWSFFLPLAIGIAWKCIRSPGQEKERPRPFRISDKLSLLLIWFGFGFVFFSLSAAKQNEYLLPLYPAAALLVAHMFQAIESRDAARSAARRGFLLTLAILSVMLLLGARWLWHAARALFPDQPLAYLPPLALGATALGVVWQGWRWRPRRVLGLLVAAIALLHAAIAGLLPEIERYRPVRPLAERIRREARADDLVGYYRYTAPSLCYYTRRKIFEVFSPEELRDLWRSEKRVFCVMSEREARELSERQGFSLRVLECRPSLFPMRMREFLRLRRPEDLERVCVVTNR